The following DNA comes from Hahella chejuensis KCTC 2396.
TTCAATACTGAGTCTGGGCGTGGAGCGTTCTTTGCGGAATCCCAGGCTGATTTCCGCATCCTCCAGGTCGCCGCCGCAGATCAGGTCCACGCAGTTGAGCGTATATAACCGGCGGATGCCGTCGATGGCCTGAGTGGCGTTCAGCTCCAGCAAGCGGGCGACCAATATGCCGTTGAGGACTTTGGCGGATCGGTTCGGAAATTCCATGTATGCGCGGAAAATCTCCACCACCTGATCTTTGTGCGCCGGTTGTGCGACCGCAATAGCCGCCAGCGCCTTAACCGCCAGTGCGGGAATCAGCTCGTCTTCGGCGGGCTCCTGCAGCTTTCTCGCCAGCGGCGCGATAGCCACCGGGCCGATCATGGCGAAGGCGCGATGAATTTCCGCCAGGGCCCAATCCTGAATATAGAGAAAGTCAAAACTGTTCAGCAAAGGCATAACGGCCCGTTCCGCCTGCAATTGCCCCAGCGCGCGGCAGGCGTGCAACGGCGCCCATGACAGGCTGCTGTTTTCGTCTTCGAGATTAAGGCTCTCATCCGTCAAAATCTGGATAAGTTCGGGGATGTCATCCTGGTTAAAACCATACTGCGCCACATAGTCCGGCCAGTCGAAATTTTTAGGAGGGCCGATATTCAGCAAGGCTTTGATTTTAGGATTATTCGTGATCATAAAATACGTTGGTTCCAACTTATCCATTGGTCGGGATTACTGAGGCGGACCGCGCAATTGAGTCCCGCCCCGGAAAAGTGCTTAAATGCGCGGCGGAAGGATATCAGGTGAGATCGCGACGCTTAAGTGGAAATTGCAAACTTCAATAACGCAGGTGCGGATGCATACCCCAATCGATCAGAAAACCGACGTCGCGGGCTACTGTGGGTCGCGTTGCTGGGATCTGTCGGCGCGCATTTGGGGCTATTAATGTCTCCATCCATGGAGTGGCCAGTCGCATCGCGCCCAGTCTCGTCCACCATTACGATTCAGATCAGAACGCAGCAAGCGCCAGATACATCAGTTCCAGAAGCGGACATTGCTGAGACCCCCGTTCCTGATTCCACGCCTGCAACCTCGGAGGCAAAGCCCGAGCCTCCGCAACCGACACAGGTCAAACCCGAACAACGAGTCGTCGAGACGCCGCCCAAGCCTCGTAAGCAGGAAGAACCGGCTGCGCTGGAAAAGGCGCCGCCTGCAGCGACGGTTAAATTACAAACGGAGCCGGCAAGCCAGCCGCGAAAAAAACTGTTGCTGGATAATGCCCTGGAATACGCCAGGGACAATGTGAGGACTGAGCCAGAAGACAAGCCCAAACATTTTGATCGACGTCTGGATCAGGCGCTCATGGATGCGAAAATCTATAACCAGGAGGGCGAATACCCGCCTGATGCCGTGGAGAGCTTTGAGGACAGCGCCGGGCGCCGTTTCGTTAAAGTGCAGGGAGGCGGTTGCTTTGAATTGGTGAGTGAGGAAATGAGTCGGCGCAAAGGCGACGTCTGGTACTTTTCCGACGGTTGCGGAGGCTCCGATGACGATAAAATCCAAATCGACTTTAAGAATCTGAATTAGGAAGGGGAGTTAAGGCGTCGCCGAATACACGCAGAAAGCGTGATCCCCCGCCTGGGCGGGGGAGGAAACCGACTTACTTGGCGTCAAACGTCAAGTTGAAGGTGACGGGAACGGAAATGCTGATGGAAGGCAGCTTGGCGATGTCCTTCAGCTTCATGACGCCGTCTTTCAGAGCGAAATCCGCGGCGTTGATGACCAGCGGCTGCAGCGTGGAAACCACCACCTGCTTATCGGAGACGCGATTGATCACGACTTCCGCTTTCACTTCTTTCTTCACGTCGTGCAGTTCCAGAGATCCGTCCAGGCTCGTCACGATGGATGCGCCGGGAGCGGCTTTTTTCAGCAGCTCAGGATCAAGTTTTACGCTGTAAGTCGCTTTCGGGAATTGCCCGGTCTGAAAAAGTTCTTTCTTCATCCGCTCATTACGGATATCGATGTTAGTGGCGACGCTGTTCAGGTCGATTTCCAATATGGCTTCGCCTGCGTCATTGATGCTGCCGCTCAATTGGCCAAAGTGGTGCACTTCAGCGACATCGGTGGCTTTGATGGAGATAAAGCTTAACTTGGATTCTTCGTTGTTCAGCTGCCAGTTCGCAAATACGGAGCTGCTGATACAACACAAACCCGCCAATAACCACTTTGCTTTCACGTTTTCACCTCGCTGTGACTGTATAGTTTAATCCCTGGTTTCGGAACGTAACTGGGGATGGGTACTGTAAAAGGCGGTTACTGTACCAGAAAATGACCTGGATTAAATAAAGTAAAAATATAAAGCTTTTGTTAAATTTTACTAATATTCAATGAGTTGCAAGACAGCTTGTTACTTCTTCGAAGGGATTAGGCAAGATGGGGCGACCATCTGAAGAGGCCGGTTAGGCGGGGCGATGCTTTCTTATTAATCAGGCAGTCAAATAGCTTCCTTCTATTTGTCTGCAACGACAGGGCCTGCGCATGTCAGGCCCTGTCTCCCGCGGCTGGCCGCCGCGCAGGCGCGTCCATGCGCCTGGTTATTAACATGCCAATATCATTGTCATATTAATAAGTCGGTCGGGAAAAAGAAGTAGTTCGGAAAAATGTAGGTTGGAAAAGCGAAGCGCCTTCCAACGCTGCTGAATAGCCACTGATCCGCTCCCAAGTCAGTATTAAGCGCCTTTGCCATTTTCGGCGATAGTCCGACATGGGTCGTTGGATGGCGCGTTGCTTATCCAACCTACGTTTGCTTTAAGTCCTTGCCATCTCTGCTCCCGTTGAAACAAGAAAATGCTACGGGCACTGAAATGGGTGCTCAGCCAAATATTCTTCTAATCCGAACTGATTCTTTCCCTCCAGCGCGTCTGCTTTCAGCCCGACATAGTAATACTGATATGTCACATCGCAGGGAATGCCTGGGTCTGAATAAACCCCAGCGCCGCCGCCAAAAATTGTAAGCTCAGGGTCGTTTCGATTTTCTGGCGTATCATCCAGGCTCGTTGTCCATCTTCCTTTAATTTCTACGCGCTGGCCGTTTTCCCCAACGTAGTAATATTTTACGTCTTCGGCGGCTATCCAACCCTCGTTCAGTTCCCCTTGGGTCAGCAAAACGCCTGATGGAGGAATTTCATAAATCCGACTCCCCTTCTCGTGCCTGACAGGCTCTCCAGAAGGAGTGTTAAACAGGATATAAAACATACCTACAAAATTATCTGGCAACAGATAGATTTCTGGTTCTGGCGAAGCCGCTTTTTGTCCGCAGGCGGCGACAAGCGACATGGAGGTCAGCAAGAGACAGATAGGTAACTTATTCATTAGCTTTGATTATCGAGACAGGGTGACGCGCAGTATTTCTGATAAGGCCGTCGCCTTCAATGGACTAAAAGGCATAGCGTCAGGTGAATTGAGAGAAGAAGGGAAAAGGCTGGTGGACCGAGAAAACAAGCCGACGCTTGAGCCGTTGCTGGCGCCAAGCGTGATAGGCTTGCCTGATGGAGTTATTTCATAGGGCACTGGAATGGGTGCTTATCCAAATATTCGTCTAATCCGAACTGATTTTTCCCCTCTAGTACGTCTGCTTTCAACCCGACATAGTAAGACTGGTATGTCACGCTACAGGGAATGCTTGGGTCTGAAATAACCCCAACTCCGCCGCCAAAAATTGTAAGCTCAGGGTCGTTTCGATTTTCTGCCGTATCATCCAGGCTCGTTGTCCATCTGCCTTTAATTTCTACGCGCTGGCCGTCTTCCCTGACGTAGTAATATTTTACGTCTTCGGCGGCTATCCAACCCTCGTTCAGTTCCCCTTGGGTTAGCAAGACGCCTGATGGGGGAATGTCATAAATCCGACTTTCTTTCTCATGCCTGACGGGCTCTCCGGCAGGGGTGTTAAACAGGATATAAAACTTACCTACAAAATTATCAGGCAACAGATAGATTTCGGGTTCAGGCGAAGCCGCTTTTTGTCCGCAGGCGGCGACAAGCGACATGGAGGTCAGCAAGAGACAGATAGGTAACTTATTCATTAGCCTTGATTATCGAGACAGGATGACGCGCAGTATTTCTGATAAGGCCGTCGCCTTCAATGGACTAAAAGGCATAGCGACGGGTGAAAAAAGAAAAGTAGGAGGAGGAAATGGCAGGCGGATCGAGAAAACAAACCGACGCTTGAGCCATTGCTGGCGCCAAGCGTCGGGTGGAATGAACGTTTTAGCTGAAGCCGTTAATTTATGTCAGTCACAGCGGTGGTCGTTACGGTCAGTGTGGTCGCATCTTTGTCGGATGCGTTAAAGCGGAAGGTGACTTGGCTTTCTTCCGTCAGGGTCAGGCTGAGGTTATCGCCGTCGGCGGTAAGCGCGGCGGTTTCCCCCGGCGTCAGCGTCAGGCCTCCGCCGAGGTTGATGGCCGCCCAGTCCGCATCGGCGATTTTCAGGCCGTAGCTCCCCGCCGCAAGAGTCAGTGTGGCGACATAGTCGCCATTGCTGCTGAAGGTCAGGGGCGTATCAGTACTCCAGCCGTTCATGTCCCCGCGCAGATACACCGTGGTTGCGCCGTAAGGCGGAATGGCGGAGGGATCTTTGTTGTCGTAATTCACCGGCAGGCCGGCGCCTTGTGACGCCCCCTGGGGTTTGACGAAGACGGCGCTGGTGAGGGCGGGGACGGTGAAGCTGTCGCCGCTGCTTGTAGCGCCTGCCGCCACGGGATCGGCGCCGGAGGCCTGGGCGTCGATCAATTGGAAGCCGCTGGCGCTGGGAACAGTGATAGTCTGCTGCGCGCCAGTGGCGTTGATGATCGCTACGATAGCGTCGTGATCAGGATCAAGATCGGTCAGGCCGGTTCCATCGTCGATGGACATGGCGATCAGACCGGGAATCTGGCTTGAACCCACATTATGGAAGTCCACTCGCGCTTTGATATCAGCGGCGCTTTCCAGACGGAACAGCTTGCTGCCGCTGCGAATGCGCAGGAAGTCGCGGAATATGGCGGCGGCGTCGGTAATCTGAGCGGCTGACGTTTGCGCATTGGCGTTGGCGATAATGCTCTGGATCAACGGCCAGTTGGCGCCGTCTTTATCTTCTCTCGGCAGCCCGACATTCCAGTTGTTGTCGGCGTAGCTGAAGTCCACTTTATTGAACCAGTCGCCGGAATCGTAACTATCGCGCTGCATGGACTTGGAGCGCAGGATTTCCGATCCCATGTGCAGGAAAGGCACGCCCTGGCTCAACAGTGGAATGCTGAGGGCCAGCAATTGCATGCGCACGCGATCCTGGGCGCTGACGTCCGTAGCGATCTTGTACTGGTTGTTGTCCCACAAGGTCTGATTGTCGTGCTTGGAAACGTAATTGATCGTGTCAGCCGGGTCTTTCGCATAAGCGGTAGGCTGGCCGTTGTAGTCCAGATTAGCGCCGACGTTGGTGGCGCCGGAGGCGTCCACCAGCACGAAGTCCGTCAGGTTGCCCGCCATGCCGACGCGAATATTATCGGTCAGGCCCAGTAGCGTGGCTTTTTCTGTATCGGAGCCGCTGTTGAACTCGTTGGGCAGGGTATACAGCCCGTTAGCGAAGCCCTGGTTGGCGCGCAGGCTGTCTGCGGAATCAAAGGGACCGCCGCCGCGAACCGCGTCGCGCAGGCGGTCGGTGAAGGTGCCGATCTGGCTGCCGCTCATATTGAGCTGCGTGGCCTGGACGAAACGGGCGTCATTCTGCACTTCGCCGAAGTTCCAGCCTTCGCCATAGAAGTAGACGTTGCTGCGTACGGCGCGCACTTTGGCGAGGGCGGATTCGATGCCGGATTTGGGATGATGGCCCATCAGATCGAAGCGGAACGAATCGATGTGATAGTCACGGGCCCACACCACCAGTGAATCCTCCATCAACTTCTGGAACATGGCGGCCTCGGTGGCGGTGTTGGAGCAACAGGTGGAGTTTTCCACCGCGCCGGATTCAGGATTCAGGCGCTGGTAATACCCGGGAACAATCTTGTCCAGCACGGATTTTTCAGCGGCGCCGGCGTCGTTAGTGTGGTTATACACCACATCCATGACCACATTCAGTCCCATATCATGCAGCGCCTTCACCATACGACGGAATTCCAGAATGCGCGAGGTTCCCTCCGGTTCATTGGCGTAGCCGCCTTCCGGCGCGGTGTAGTGATAAGGGTCATAGCCCCAGTTAAAGCTGTCCAGGGCGCGCAGATCGTTCATCAACGCCTGGGCGCAGCCGCTTGCGGGGTCGCAAGCTTCCAGTACGCTGCGCAGGGTGGCGGAGTCCGTTACGGATGTATCTCCGCACAGGGCGGCGGCGCTGCGGAGTGCGCAGAATTCGGCTTTGGTGCTGTCCAGGTCAGCGCGGGCGCCCTGGCGTTCGTCAACCGTAGCGATATCGAACGCAGGCAGCAGGTGAAGGTGGGTTAATCCCGCGTCTTTTAAGGCTTGCAGATGCGTCATGCTTTCCCGGCCAGGTTCGGTGTACGCCAGGAATTTACCGTTATAAGCGGCTGTGCCGTTGTTATCTGAGCCGCTGAAGTCGCGAATATGCGTTTCGTAGATGATAATGTCCTCCGGCGCTGCTACGGCGTAAGCGGAGGGATCGGCGTCTGCGCTCCAGCCGCTTGGTTGCAGGGCGGCGTCATTCAAATCCGCCACCTGGCTGTATTCGCTGTTGGCGGAGAGGCTGAGAGAATAGGGATCGGTGACGTCGAACGTTTCAACGCCGCCGGTCTGAGGGTGATACACCTTCACTTCATAGCGGTAGTAGCGGCCGTTGTCATTCTGGTCGCTGGCGAAAGTCCAGACGCCGCTGGCGCTGTCTTCCGTCATGACGTCGGCGGAAAGCAGATTTTTATCTGCGTCATAACGTTTCAACTTCACGCTTTGCGCCGTCGGCGCCCAGAGTTTGTAGACGGTGGCGCCGGCAGTGACGGCGCCCAGTTGCGCGTCGGCGGCGGCTTCGGCATAGAGCGCATCCAACGCGCCTCGCGTCTGCACTTGCGTGGCGTCGCGCAACTCGCCGCCGGTGCTGAATTGCGCCACGACCAGTTGTTCTTTCAGCAACGCTTTGGCGTCGACTGAGTCAGGCAAAGTCCAGGCGCTGTAAGAGGCCAGATGTGGAAAACGGGCTTTGACCTGATCGCTCAAGCTGGAGGAGGTCAGTTCAATCGTTTCGCCTCCGCTCAGTTCGCCAGTGGCGGGGTTCACGGTGATTGAGGCGTTAGCGGAATGGTACAGACGCACGCTGCCGGAGCCGTTATAGGCGATGAGGTCGGCGTCCAGCCAATGGGCTTTGGCGCCTTCCAGCGCGACGGGGGGACTGGTTAGCGGATCGGGATAAAGTACGCCCACTCCGCTGAAGGAAAAGGCGTCGTCGCCCAGGGTCGCTTTGGAGTAGGTATGGTCCTGACCGCCGAGATCCTTGTCATCGCCTTTGTGCATAATCAGATTGAATGACGACCAATTGGCGCTGTCGAAATCAATCACGTAATACGCGCCGTATTTGCTGCTGACGCCTGTGGCGGGGAGGGGGTTGGACCAGCTGGTTTCACCGCCGCTGATGTATTCGCTGGAGCTGAAAGCAGCGCCGGAGGCGCTCCACAGGTGCAGTCCCCAGCCGTCGTAATTGTTGTCTTCGCGTTTGTAGTAAATAACGGCCTGGGAGGCGGTGGGCGTGTAGAGGCCGTCATCGCCGTCACTAGTTCCATCGCCTTTATCGCCGCCCCCGTTGGAGCAGCCGAACAGGGTCAGTAGAGTCAACGCCAGCAAGACGCTGACGCCTTGCCTGCAGTTCCATGTAAAACAACGTTTCATAGAGGTACGCCTTTCTGATTATATTTGTTGTTGCTTTGAGTGCGTTTGGTGAGGCTATGCTAATGGCAACGCGCGCCCCTCACCAACCAGCCGCCCGAGCCGTGGATGCGCGATATTGTATTTTATAATCAATAGGTTACGTAGTTTATACGGACGGCGATCGAA
Coding sequences within:
- a CDS encoding DUF6843 domain-containing protein, which translates into the protein MSLVAACGQKAASPEPEIYLLPDNFVGMFYILFNTPSGEPVRHEKGSRIYEIPPSGVLLTQGELNEGWIAAEDVKYYYVGENGQRVEIKGRWTTSLDDTPENRNDPELTIFGGGAGVYSDPGIPCDVTYQYYYVGLKADALEGKNQFGLEEYLAEHPFQCP
- a CDS encoding YceI family protein — protein: MKAKWLLAGLCCISSSVFANWQLNNEESKLSFISIKATDVAEVHHFGQLSGSINDAGEAILEIDLNSVATNIDIRNERMKKELFQTGQFPKATYSVKLDPELLKKAAPGASIVTSLDGSLELHDVKKEVKAEVVINRVSDKQVVVSTLQPLVINAADFALKDGVMKLKDIAKLPSISISVPVTFNLTFDAK
- a CDS encoding DUF6843 domain-containing protein, giving the protein MNKLPICLLLTSMSLVAACGQKAASPEPEIYLLPDNFVGKFYILFNTPAGEPVRHEKESRIYDIPPSGVLLTQGELNEGWIAAEDVKYYYVREDGQRVEIKGRWTTSLDDTAENRNDPELTIFGGGVGVISDPSIPCSVTYQSYYVGLKADVLEGKNQFGLDEYLDKHPFQCPMK
- a CDS encoding DUF1186 domain-containing protein; protein product: MITNNPKIKALLNIGPPKNFDWPDYVAQYGFNQDDIPELIQILTDESLNLEDENSSLSWAPLHACRALGQLQAERAVMPLLNSFDFLYIQDWALAEIHRAFAMIGPVAIAPLARKLQEPAEDELIPALAVKALAAIAVAQPAHKDQVVEIFRAYMEFPNRSAKVLNGILVARLLELNATQAIDGIRRLYTLNCVDLICGGDLEDAEISLGFRKERSTPRLSIEELLDLEEYGAQRQQEEPEPPAPALPINRKIGRNDPCVCGSGHKYKKCCGMS
- the pulA gene encoding pullulanase-type alpha-1,6-glucosidase, translating into MKRCFTWNCRQGVSVLLALTLLTLFGCSNGGGDKGDGTSDGDDGLYTPTASQAVIYYKREDNNYDGWGLHLWSASGAAFSSSEYISGGETSWSNPLPATGVSSKYGAYYVIDFDSANWSSFNLIMHKGDDKDLGGQDHTYSKATLGDDAFSFSGVGVLYPDPLTSPPVALEGAKAHWLDADLIAYNGSGSVRLYHSANASITVNPATGELSGGETIELTSSSLSDQVKARFPHLASYSAWTLPDSVDAKALLKEQLVVAQFSTGGELRDATQVQTRGALDALYAEAAADAQLGAVTAGATVYKLWAPTAQSVKLKRYDADKNLLSADVMTEDSASGVWTFASDQNDNGRYYRYEVKVYHPQTGGVETFDVTDPYSLSLSANSEYSQVADLNDAALQPSGWSADADPSAYAVAAPEDIIIYETHIRDFSGSDNNGTAAYNGKFLAYTEPGRESMTHLQALKDAGLTHLHLLPAFDIATVDERQGARADLDSTKAEFCALRSAAALCGDTSVTDSATLRSVLEACDPASGCAQALMNDLRALDSFNWGYDPYHYTAPEGGYANEPEGTSRILEFRRMVKALHDMGLNVVMDVVYNHTNDAGAAEKSVLDKIVPGYYQRLNPESGAVENSTCCSNTATEAAMFQKLMEDSLVVWARDYHIDSFRFDLMGHHPKSGIESALAKVRAVRSNVYFYGEGWNFGEVQNDARFVQATQLNMSGSQIGTFTDRLRDAVRGGGPFDSADSLRANQGFANGLYTLPNEFNSGSDTEKATLLGLTDNIRVGMAGNLTDFVLVDASGATNVGANLDYNGQPTAYAKDPADTINYVSKHDNQTLWDNNQYKIATDVSAQDRVRMQLLALSIPLLSQGVPFLHMGSEILRSKSMQRDSYDSGDWFNKVDFSYADNNWNVGLPREDKDGANWPLIQSIIANANAQTSAAQITDAAAIFRDFLRIRSGSKLFRLESAADIKARVDFHNVGSSQIPGLIAMSIDDGTGLTDLDPDHDAIVAIINATGAQQTITVPSASGFQLIDAQASGADPVAAGATSSGDSFTVPALTSAVFVKPQGASQGAGLPVNYDNKDPSAIPPYGATTVYLRGDMNGWSTDTPLTFSSNGDYVATLTLAAGSYGLKIADADWAAINLGGGLTLTPGETAALTADGDNLSLTLTEESQVTFRFNASDKDATTLTVTTTAVTDIN